In Thioalkalivibrio paradoxus ARh 1, the following are encoded in one genomic region:
- a CDS encoding UDP-2,3-diacylglucosamine diphosphatase has product MSPDAPVLVVSDLHLDREPSPTFEQFLAFLDGPARTAAALYILGDLFEYWIGDDARFPAAEALAGVLARLPLPVTFQHGNRDFLLDTEYAGRAGMRIAPEELRIPLPCGPALLMHGDSLCTADVDYLRFREVVRKPDWRQSFLARPLPERIAEAERLRAASRDAGRQKARDITDVHPDAVAEVLRAHGVSLLIHGHTHRPAIHRLQVDGRPCLRCVLPAWDERPGYLTVDAHGPRLLALDGQDYLPEAGHYSPA; this is encoded by the coding sequence ATGAGCCCGGATGCCCCGGTCCTGGTCGTTTCCGACCTGCACCTGGATCGGGAGCCCAGCCCTACCTTCGAGCAGTTTCTCGCGTTCCTCGACGGCCCGGCCCGGACCGCAGCCGCGCTGTACATTCTCGGGGATCTGTTCGAGTACTGGATTGGCGACGACGCCCGATTTCCAGCGGCCGAGGCGCTCGCGGGCGTTCTCGCCCGTCTGCCGCTGCCGGTCACCTTCCAGCACGGCAACCGGGACTTCCTGCTCGACACCGAGTATGCCGGTCGGGCCGGAATGCGGATTGCGCCGGAAGAGTTGCGCATCCCGTTGCCTTGCGGGCCCGCGCTGCTGATGCACGGCGACAGCCTGTGCACGGCGGACGTCGACTACCTGCGGTTTCGCGAGGTCGTGCGCAAGCCCGACTGGCGGCAGAGCTTTCTGGCGCGCCCGCTACCCGAGCGCATCGCCGAGGCGGAACGGCTGCGCGCCGCGAGCCGTGACGCGGGCCGACAGAAGGCCCGGGACATCACCGATGTGCACCCGGATGCCGTGGCCGAGGTGCTGCGCGCACACGGGGTCTCGCTGCTGATCCACGGCCACACTCACAGGCCCGCGATCCACCGGCTGCAGGTCGACGGGCGACCCTGCCTGCGTTGCGTGCTGCCCGCCTGGGATGAACGCCCCGGGTATCTCACGGTGGACGCACACGGCCCCCGGCTGCTGGCGCTCGACGGGCAGGACTACCTGCCGGAGGCCGGCCACTACTCGCCCGCCTGA
- a CDS encoding peptidylprolyl isomerase: MPRLFVPLLFLLATTTSGVLMADDQPKVALETNHGRIVLQLDALAAPKTVANFLSYVDDGFYDNTIFHRVIPGFMVQGGGFDPDMHQKPTRDPIENEADNGLKNHAGTIAMARTQDPHSATAQFFINVSDNGFLDHGSKTPQGWGYAVFGSVVEGMSLVREIEQVKTGRVGMHQDVPADPVIIQSATRVAGE, encoded by the coding sequence ATGCCCCGTTTGTTCGTCCCCTTGCTGTTTCTGCTAGCCACCACTACTTCAGGAGTTCTCATGGCTGATGATCAACCGAAGGTCGCGCTCGAAACCAACCACGGACGCATCGTGCTGCAGCTCGACGCGCTGGCCGCACCCAAGACGGTCGCCAATTTTCTGAGCTACGTGGACGACGGCTTCTATGACAACACGATCTTTCATCGCGTAATCCCCGGTTTCATGGTCCAGGGCGGCGGTTTCGATCCGGACATGCACCAGAAACCCACTCGCGATCCGATCGAGAACGAGGCCGACAACGGCCTGAAGAACCACGCCGGCACCATCGCCATGGCGCGCACCCAGGATCCGCATTCAGCCACTGCGCAGTTCTTCATCAACGTGTCGGACAACGGCTTCCTCGACCACGGCTCCAAGACCCCCCAGGGCTGGGGCTACGCGGTATTCGGAAGCGTGGTCGAAGGCATGAGCCTGGTCCGCGAGATCGAACAGGTGAAGACCGGACGCGTCGGCATGCACCAGGACGTACCTGCGGATCCGGTCATCATTCAAAGTGCGACGCGCGTCGCGGGAGAATGA
- the folD gene encoding bifunctional methylenetetrahydrofolate dehydrogenase/methenyltetrahydrofolate cyclohydrolase FolD translates to MSANIIDGRAIAATHRERIAQEVAAMKAAGLRPPGLAVVLVGDNPASEVYVRNKRRACAQVGIESHSFDLPADTPQMDLLALIERLNRDRAIDGILVQLPLPPHIDPETVIESIDPAKDVDGFHPYNMGRLAVRLPRLRPCTPWGVIQLLRAIGEPFKGRTACVIGASNIVGRPMALELLLAGATTLVCHRFTRDSRALARESDVVIAAAGKPGLVGSDWVKPGATVIDIGINRLEDGSLCGDVDLDSVSGHAAWVTPVPGGVGPMTVAMLLENTLKAREFGENEPQEP, encoded by the coding sequence ATGAGCGCCAACATCATCGACGGTCGCGCGATTGCGGCCACGCACCGCGAACGCATCGCCCAGGAAGTGGCTGCGATGAAGGCCGCAGGCCTACGGCCACCGGGGCTGGCGGTGGTGCTGGTCGGGGACAACCCGGCGTCCGAGGTCTATGTCCGCAACAAGCGCCGGGCCTGCGCCCAAGTCGGCATCGAATCGCACTCCTTCGACCTTCCCGCGGACACGCCGCAGATGGACCTGCTGGCGCTGATCGAGCGCCTGAACCGCGATCGTGCGATCGACGGCATCCTGGTTCAGTTGCCGCTGCCTCCGCACATCGACCCGGAAACCGTGATCGAATCCATCGATCCGGCGAAGGATGTCGACGGATTTCACCCCTACAACATGGGCCGGCTCGCGGTGCGCCTGCCGCGGCTGCGCCCGTGTACGCCCTGGGGTGTGATTCAGCTGCTACGCGCGATCGGCGAACCGTTCAAGGGGCGCACCGCCTGCGTGATCGGAGCATCGAACATCGTGGGCCGCCCGATGGCGCTGGAATTGCTGCTCGCCGGCGCGACGACGCTTGTCTGCCATCGATTCACGCGCGATTCCCGCGCCCTGGCCCGCGAGTCCGACGTGGTGATTGCCGCCGCAGGCAAGCCAGGGCTGGTAGGGAGCGACTGGGTGAAACCCGGAGCCACCGTGATCGACATCGGCATCAACCGCCTCGAGGACGGCTCGCTGTGCGGGGACGTCGACCTCGACAGCGTTTCCGGACATGCTGCCTGGGTTACCCCGGTACCGGGCGGTGTCGGGCCGATGACGGTGGCCATGCTGCTGGAAAATACCCTCAAGGCCCGCGAGTTCGGAGAAAACGAGCCGCAGGAGCCATGA
- a CDS encoding SOS response-associated peptidase — translation MCGRFALHTPRSRVAARYFDLQLPVGDVHARYNITPGTQITAVLATPETPVSFAFSHWGFRPPWAKDDAPTPINIRAEKAATSPYFRSAFAHRRCLVPANGWYEWRRTESGKQPYYITLKDPADRDEVVFFAGLWEPAGEGAETCCAILTEPVSAPIAFIHDRQPVVLDPECRWSWLDPGISDRETLRRVARRLDPERLVAYPVSTRVNRPANDDPGLVEPIADTGDPGA, via the coding sequence ATGTGCGGCCGTTTTGCCCTCCATACACCGCGGAGCCGGGTCGCGGCGCGCTACTTCGATCTGCAGTTGCCGGTCGGCGACGTCCACGCCCGCTACAACATCACCCCCGGCACCCAGATCACCGCGGTTCTCGCCACTCCTGAGACGCCGGTGTCTTTCGCCTTCTCGCACTGGGGCTTCCGGCCTCCCTGGGCGAAGGACGACGCGCCCACGCCGATCAACATCCGCGCCGAGAAGGCCGCGACCAGCCCGTACTTCCGGTCCGCGTTCGCCCACCGCCGCTGCCTGGTTCCGGCCAATGGCTGGTACGAGTGGCGCCGGACTGAGTCCGGCAAGCAGCCGTACTACATCACGCTGAAGGATCCCGCCGACCGGGACGAGGTCGTGTTCTTCGCGGGCCTGTGGGAGCCGGCGGGGGAGGGGGCGGAAACCTGCTGCGCGATCCTGACGGAACCGGTGTCGGCGCCCATCGCGTTCATCCACGACCGTCAGCCGGTGGTGCTCGATCCCGAGTGCCGGTGGTCGTGGCTGGATCCGGGGATTTCGGATCGGGAGACGCTGCGCAGGGTCGCCCGGCGGCTGGACCCGGAACGGCTGGTCGCGTACCCGGTCTCGACCCGGGTCAACCGCCCGGCGAACGACGATCCCGGTCTGGTGGAACCGATCGCGGATACCGGGGATCCCGGCGCCTGA
- the hhe gene encoding DUF4011 domain-containing anti-phage protein Hhe — translation MINDSSRSQFATDSLESLRRRLLDLTARNRLLNFTHGRAGNVRVIDELPNELHRLLLSETELRFSAVPDPTREQLIEFGYLRNDPDTGLDERLRKDPTAAEWARTLGLATDYELPNPPEEGQPAAKHRDRAVQTLMFPAEMEARLRKLRNSAETAIEETGANICYVAFGFLEWFENTGSDKARLAPLLLVPVRIDRGRLNAESGTYNYAISYTGEEILPNLSLRELLRADFGLALPELDEDTLPEDYFEAVAKLIRTPQPRWTVRRYATVSLFNFSKLLMYLDLDPQLWPEERPITSHPIVSRFFATRTDEGLGTGFGDEYAIDELPDVHLSYPVIDDADSSQHSALVDVIEGKNLVIEGPPGTGKSQTITNLIAAALAQGKKVLFVAEKLAALEVVKRRLDHAGLGDFCLELHSHKTQKRKVLDDIDARLGNQRSYRTPPKIDADIRRYEELKEELKAYAEQINSEWRSTGLSIHQLLMGATRYREELGINPVTVHPEGFDGGMFTGEIQRKSLDLVRTLGDMHRQVADQIGEGAALYDHPWFGVGNRDLQLFDTDRVVGPLQAWQQALETLEGLSRQAAELLGAEGGQHFARFDQLRSLIDDLGALPALQGDEVLSALPRLRGDALQRLERQLHLAREIRRIRAELSDTVRPGVLENAELQERLQRVWAELRALGLDVELRIDHLAGHLKAVEQLGDRLKQVAEPMVEVSVRLGRSVADRVRPTEGGLTEFREFVELTNRIRPALLGMRSEIFEDDALDDLLPALKGELDAVAAAQAELEPLFALDRLPPVSDLDEIRRGLARTGPLRWFNGAYRGARSRIRQLAAGAGIRVRDLVGHAPRLHGFAATRNGIEENTRYRQTLGSHFAGTATPVDDLIELRSWYKAVRHEFGVGFGPKVALGDTLLRLDATLVRGIQSLVQQGFLDRIDDVLARLRAIRDVFPGDASIQQRDAPLIGPEAPTTALENRLRQSLQAIEDGLRTDSETRLEALHAAVVGLEKLRTLTDAWSLGMIDTAWFEGQIEWPSAPEHFSEDTLATLEHTEELARVLDQGIGTDLLRSAIYRHPDPDFFGTLSAFHTRMRDGWQQHLEQRDAFAEITELDRDAWERRSDGTLAWLQSRNRRALEHAPSLANWVDYVRVRHQCEVAGFRGLAMALEAGTLQPQDVEQGYRLGIYDLLAREILKEIPGLARFSGNAHLALQTRFREYDEKLKQLQRQRIAARVAKNKAPEGSSGGRVSNYTELALLRHEVGKKRRHIPLRQLVSRAGNALAALKPCFMMGPMSVAQYLPRGEIEFDLVVMDEASQMKPEDALGPIARGRQLVVVGDPKQLPPTSFFDKMVNEEDEDTTAIEDSESILDTAMPIFHARRLTWHYRSQHEHLIAFSNHSFYDGKLVVFPAPHAESPEFGVKLTRVPRGRFVNRRNVEEARIIARAVQAHMVERPQESLGVVAMSAEQRDQIERAVEDLSKEDARLRDAIEARLGTEEPLFIKNLENVQGDERDVIYISCTYGPEEVGGRVYQRFGPINSDVGWRRLNVLFTRSKRRMQVFSSMGSEDIVLSERSKRGVVAFRDFLAFAETGHLRRDFGTGNTADSDFEIAVSSALAAAGFECVPQVGVAGFFIDLAVRDPGNPGRYLMGIECDGATYHSARSVRDRDRLRQAVLERLGWRIRRIWSTDWYRNPQAELEPMIRELNALKTPVVDTTAARVDTREPEPVVPPPSEMQLRETEEIEQIVEEEEALDRGIDQVVPSGLSLREKLIRFDREVIRAELPATADNQRLLRPAMIEAFLEYKPVSKSEFLEMFPLYLRQATDTREATYLDRVLKIIEESEVDAES, via the coding sequence GTGATAAACGATTCGTCCAGAAGTCAGTTCGCGACTGATTCGCTCGAGAGCCTCCGCCGCCGCCTGTTGGATCTGACGGCCCGGAACCGGCTCCTGAACTTCACGCATGGCCGTGCGGGGAACGTCCGTGTCATCGACGAACTGCCGAACGAATTGCACCGGCTGTTGCTCTCGGAGACGGAGCTGCGCTTCTCTGCGGTCCCCGACCCCACGCGTGAGCAGTTGATCGAGTTCGGGTATCTGCGCAACGACCCCGATACCGGTCTCGACGAGCGTTTGCGCAAGGATCCCACGGCCGCGGAATGGGCCCGCACGCTAGGGCTTGCGACCGACTACGAACTGCCGAACCCGCCAGAGGAAGGCCAGCCCGCGGCGAAGCACCGGGACCGGGCGGTGCAGACTCTGATGTTTCCCGCCGAGATGGAAGCGCGCCTGCGCAAGTTGCGAAACAGCGCGGAAACCGCGATCGAGGAAACCGGCGCGAACATCTGCTACGTCGCATTCGGTTTCCTCGAATGGTTCGAGAACACAGGCAGCGACAAGGCCCGGTTGGCGCCCCTCCTGCTGGTTCCGGTGCGCATCGACCGGGGTCGGCTGAACGCCGAGAGCGGGACCTACAACTACGCGATCTCCTACACCGGCGAAGAGATCCTTCCGAACCTTTCGCTGCGCGAACTGCTGCGCGCCGATTTCGGGCTTGCGCTACCGGAGCTCGACGAGGACACCCTGCCGGAGGACTACTTCGAGGCGGTCGCGAAGCTGATCCGAACCCCGCAGCCGCGCTGGACAGTGCGCCGGTATGCGACGGTCTCTTTATTCAATTTCAGCAAGTTGCTGATGTATCTCGATTTGGATCCTCAGCTATGGCCCGAGGAGCGGCCGATCACGTCGCATCCGATCGTCAGCCGATTTTTCGCCACGCGTACCGACGAAGGCCTCGGCACCGGGTTCGGCGACGAGTACGCGATCGACGAGCTCCCGGACGTCCATCTCAGTTATCCCGTCATCGATGATGCCGACAGCTCCCAGCACAGCGCGCTGGTCGACGTGATCGAGGGAAAGAACCTCGTGATCGAAGGCCCTCCGGGTACCGGCAAGTCGCAGACCATCACCAACCTGATCGCGGCGGCGCTCGCCCAGGGAAAGAAAGTGCTGTTCGTGGCAGAGAAGCTGGCCGCCCTCGAGGTGGTGAAGCGGCGGCTCGACCACGCGGGGCTGGGCGACTTCTGTCTGGAGCTGCACAGTCACAAGACACAGAAACGCAAGGTGCTCGACGACATCGACGCCCGCCTGGGCAATCAGCGGTCGTACCGGACACCGCCGAAGATCGACGCGGACATTCGACGTTACGAGGAGTTGAAGGAGGAACTCAAGGCGTACGCGGAGCAGATCAACAGCGAGTGGCGCAGCACCGGCCTGTCCATTCATCAGCTCCTGATGGGCGCCACGCGCTATCGCGAGGAACTGGGGATCAACCCGGTCACCGTGCATCCCGAGGGCTTCGATGGCGGCATGTTCACCGGCGAGATCCAGCGCAAGAGCCTCGACCTGGTGCGCACCCTCGGCGACATGCACCGGCAGGTCGCGGACCAGATCGGCGAGGGTGCGGCGCTGTACGACCATCCATGGTTCGGTGTCGGCAACCGCGATCTCCAACTCTTCGACACCGATCGTGTCGTCGGGCCGTTGCAAGCCTGGCAGCAGGCATTGGAGACGCTCGAAGGTCTGAGTCGGCAGGCCGCCGAGCTGCTGGGGGCCGAGGGCGGCCAGCATTTCGCCCGCTTCGATCAGCTTCGGTCGCTGATCGACGACCTCGGCGCGCTGCCCGCGTTGCAGGGCGACGAGGTACTGTCGGCACTGCCGCGGCTTCGGGGCGACGCGCTGCAGCGGCTCGAGCGACAGTTGCATCTCGCGCGTGAGATTCGCCGGATTCGCGCGGAGCTCAGCGATACCGTCCGCCCGGGTGTGCTGGAAAACGCGGAGCTGCAGGAGCGCCTGCAGAGGGTGTGGGCCGAGTTGCGCGCCCTCGGACTGGACGTCGAGCTGCGCATCGATCACCTGGCTGGGCACCTGAAGGCAGTGGAACAACTCGGCGACCGCCTCAAGCAGGTGGCGGAACCGATGGTCGAGGTGTCGGTTCGGCTCGGACGCTCGGTTGCGGATCGGGTCCGGCCGACCGAAGGGGGGCTGACCGAGTTTCGGGAGTTCGTCGAGTTGACGAATCGCATCCGGCCGGCGCTTCTCGGCATGCGCAGCGAGATCTTCGAGGATGATGCACTGGATGACCTGCTGCCCGCGCTGAAGGGCGAGCTGGATGCTGTGGCGGCCGCGCAGGCCGAACTCGAGCCCCTGTTCGCGCTGGACCGGCTTCCGCCGGTGTCGGATCTGGACGAGATCCGGCGTGGCCTCGCGCGGACGGGACCCTTGCGCTGGTTCAACGGCGCGTACCGGGGCGCGCGCAGCCGGATCAGGCAACTCGCGGCGGGAGCCGGCATCCGGGTCCGGGATCTGGTCGGCCACGCGCCGCGCCTCCACGGCTTCGCGGCAACGCGCAACGGGATCGAAGAGAACACCCGGTATCGTCAGACACTCGGCAGCCATTTCGCCGGGACTGCCACGCCGGTCGACGATCTGATCGAGTTGCGGTCGTGGTACAAGGCCGTACGTCACGAATTCGGGGTCGGTTTCGGACCGAAGGTGGCTCTGGGCGACACGCTGCTGCGCCTGGACGCGACCTTGGTCCGGGGTATTCAGTCCCTGGTCCAGCAGGGATTCCTGGACCGGATCGATGATGTCCTCGCGCGGCTTCGGGCTATCAGGGACGTGTTCCCAGGCGATGCGTCGATCCAGCAGCGCGATGCGCCCCTGATCGGCCCGGAGGCGCCCACGACAGCTCTGGAAAACCGGCTTCGACAGAGTCTGCAGGCGATCGAGGATGGATTGCGGACGGACTCCGAAACCCGCCTCGAGGCGCTGCACGCGGCGGTGGTGGGGCTGGAGAAGCTGCGTACGTTGACGGATGCCTGGTCGCTGGGGATGATCGATACCGCCTGGTTCGAGGGGCAGATCGAATGGCCCTCCGCGCCCGAACACTTCAGCGAGGACACGCTCGCGACGCTCGAGCACACCGAGGAACTCGCGCGCGTGCTCGATCAGGGGATCGGCACCGATCTGCTGCGCAGCGCCATCTACCGGCATCCCGACCCCGACTTTTTTGGCACGCTCTCGGCTTTCCACACCCGGATGCGTGACGGCTGGCAGCAGCACCTGGAGCAACGGGACGCATTCGCCGAGATCACGGAGCTGGATCGCGACGCCTGGGAACGCCGCAGCGACGGAACGCTGGCCTGGCTGCAATCGAGAAACCGCCGCGCACTCGAGCATGCGCCGTCGCTGGCCAACTGGGTCGATTACGTTCGCGTCCGGCATCAGTGCGAGGTGGCGGGCTTTCGCGGATTGGCGATGGCACTGGAGGCCGGCACGCTCCAGCCGCAGGATGTCGAGCAGGGGTACCGGCTCGGAATCTACGACCTGCTTGCCCGCGAGATCCTGAAGGAGATACCGGGTCTCGCGCGCTTTTCGGGCAACGCGCATCTGGCACTGCAGACACGCTTCCGCGAGTACGACGAGAAGCTGAAGCAGTTGCAACGCCAGCGGATCGCGGCCCGGGTCGCGAAGAACAAGGCGCCCGAGGGATCGTCGGGTGGAAGAGTCAGCAACTACACGGAACTTGCGCTCCTGCGGCATGAGGTGGGCAAGAAGCGGCGGCACATCCCGCTACGGCAACTGGTGTCACGCGCCGGGAACGCGCTGGCGGCCTTGAAGCCGTGCTTCATGATGGGGCCGATGTCGGTCGCGCAGTATCTGCCCCGGGGCGAGATCGAATTCGATCTCGTGGTGATGGACGAGGCTTCGCAGATGAAGCCGGAAGACGCCCTGGGCCCGATTGCGCGGGGTCGTCAGCTCGTGGTGGTCGGCGATCCCAAGCAGCTACCCCCCACCAGCTTCTTCGACAAGATGGTCAACGAAGAGGACGAAGACACCACCGCGATCGAGGACTCGGAAAGCATCCTCGACACCGCGATGCCGATCTTTCACGCGCGGCGGCTGACCTGGCACTACCGCTCGCAGCACGAACACCTGATCGCGTTCTCGAACCACTCGTTCTACGACGGGAAGCTGGTGGTGTTTCCGGCCCCCCACGCAGAGTCCCCGGAGTTCGGCGTGAAACTCACGCGCGTGCCCCGCGGCCGGTTCGTGAACCGGCGCAACGTCGAGGAAGCGCGGATCATCGCCAGGGCCGTTCAGGCCCACATGGTGGAGCGCCCGCAGGAGTCGCTCGGTGTCGTCGCGATGAGCGCGGAGCAGCGCGACCAGATCGAGCGCGCAGTTGAGGATCTGTCGAAAGAAGACGCGCGGCTTCGTGACGCCATCGAGGCCCGGCTGGGAACCGAAGAGCCGCTGTTCATCAAGAACCTCGAGAACGTGCAGGGCGACGAGCGCGACGTGATCTACATCTCCTGCACCTACGGTCCCGAGGAGGTGGGGGGCAGGGTGTACCAGCGCTTCGGGCCGATCAACTCGGACGTGGGCTGGCGCAGGCTGAACGTCCTCTTCACCCGTTCGAAGCGACGCATGCAGGTGTTCAGTTCGATGGGTTCGGAAGACATCGTTCTGTCCGAGCGCTCCAAGCGGGGCGTGGTCGCGTTCCGGGACTTTCTGGCCTTTGCCGAGACCGGTCACCTGCGCCGGGACTTCGGCACCGGCAACACCGCGGACAGCGACTTCGAGATCGCGGTATCGAGCGCGCTCGCAGCAGCCGGTTTCGAGTGCGTCCCGCAGGTTGGCGTGGCCGGTTTCTTCATCGACCTCGCCGTGCGCGATCCCGGCAACCCCGGCCGGTACCTGATGGGGATCGAGTGCGATGGAGCCACCTACCACTCCGCGCGATCGGTCCGCGACCGCGATCGACTGCGCCAAGCGGTGCTCGAGCGCCTCGGCTGGCGCATCCGGCGCATCTGGTCCACGGACTGGTATCGGAACCCTCAGGCCGAACTCGAGCCGATGATCCGGGAGCTGAACGCCCTGAAAACGCCGGTCGTGGACACCACGGCGGCCCGCGTCGACACTCGTGAACCCGAGCCGGTCGTTCCGCCGCCCTCCGAAATGCAGCTTCGGGAGACCGAGGAGATCGAGCAGATCGTCGAGGAGGAGGAAGCTCTCGATCGTGGCATCGATCAGGTCGTGCCGTCGGGTCTGAGCCTTCGGGAAAAGCTCATCCGTTTCGACCGGGAGGTCATCCGTGCCGAGCTTCCCGCCACCGCGGACAATCAGCGCCTGCTCCGGCCGGCGATGATCGAGGCGTTCCTCGAGTACAAGCCCGTCTCGAAGAGCGAATTCCTCGAGATGTTCCCGCTGTACCTGCGGCAGGCGACCGATACCCGAGAAGCCACGTACCTGGACCGGGTCCTGAAGATCATTGAGGAGTCCGAGGTCGATGCGGAAAGTTGA
- a CDS encoding DsrE family protein: MSMTKRLLLVFGMALLPFALLAGPPDDAAALDGVGQGKVVFDINNSSASSLNLYLAVIRETYDDLVRQGVEPDIVLAFRGPAVTLVSTDRSRFDSADSDALDQIADYVADLEMLGVRMEGCGVATRLFEVDNNTLLAGIEPVGNTFVSLIGYQARGYAVIPIY; the protein is encoded by the coding sequence ATCTCAATGACAAAGCGCCTGTTACTGGTATTCGGAATGGCACTGTTGCCCTTCGCCCTGTTGGCCGGCCCGCCGGATGACGCGGCAGCACTGGACGGTGTCGGGCAGGGAAAGGTGGTGTTTGACATCAACAACAGCAGCGCGAGCTCCCTGAACCTGTACCTCGCGGTGATCCGGGAGACCTACGACGACCTGGTCAGACAGGGTGTCGAACCCGATATCGTGCTTGCCTTCCGCGGGCCGGCGGTGACCCTGGTATCGACGGATCGTAGTCGGTTCGATTCCGCCGATTCCGATGCCCTAGACCAGATCGCCGATTACGTCGCGGATCTGGAGATGCTGGGCGTTCGGATGGAGGGCTGCGGGGTGGCCACCCGGTTGTTCGAGGTCGATAACAACACCCTGCTGGCGGGGATCGAGCCGGTCGGCAACACCTTTGTCTCGTTGATCGGCTACCAGGCCCGAGGCTATGCCGTGATTCCGATCTACTAG
- a CDS encoding Uma2 family endonuclease, with product MGIQQAVRMNGEAFLAWEGEQQEKHEYFRGEVFAMVGASDRHVTIALNVASALRAHLRGGPCRSFISDMKLRVEAADAFFYPDVMVTCDETDRSRDLYKTAPVLVVEVLSPGTEAFDRGAKFAAYRLLPSLREYLLIDPATGALDLYRRDPENHWVLHPHGPHEAVELQSVGLNLTGARIFEDAPWGPSSNESA from the coding sequence ATGGGCATTCAACAGGCGGTTCGGATGAATGGTGAGGCCTTTCTGGCCTGGGAGGGTGAGCAGCAGGAGAAGCACGAGTACTTTCGCGGCGAGGTCTTCGCGATGGTCGGGGCCTCGGACCGGCACGTGACGATTGCGCTCAACGTGGCGTCGGCCTTGCGCGCGCATCTTCGCGGCGGGCCCTGCCGCAGCTTCATTTCGGACATGAAGCTGCGTGTCGAGGCGGCCGATGCCTTCTTCTACCCGGACGTGATGGTGACCTGCGACGAGACGGATCGCTCCAGGGATCTGTACAAGACGGCGCCCGTCCTGGTGGTGGAGGTGCTGTCCCCCGGCACCGAGGCCTTCGACCGCGGGGCAAAGTTCGCCGCGTACCGGCTGTTGCCGAGCCTGCGGGAGTATTTGCTGATCGACCCGGCCACGGGGGCGCTGGACCTGTACCGGCGCGATCCCGAGAATCACTGGGTACTGCATCCGCACGGTCCGCACGAGGCGGTCGAATTGCAGAGCGTTGGCCTGAACCTGACCGGTGCGCGGATCTTCGAGGACGCCCCGTGGGGCCCGTCCAGCAATGAATCGGCGTGA
- the ltrA gene encoding group II intron reverse transcriptase/maturase, with the protein MRPFDISKMLVWEAYQRVKANRGAAGVDGETIAEFDRDLSRNLYRIWNRMSSGSYFPPSVKAVPIPKKSGGERMLGVPTVGDRIAQTVVALVLEPILEPVFHADSYGYRPGRSAHDALAITRKRCWERDWVLEYDIRGLFDNIDHGLLLKALRYHCSEKWVLLYVERWLAAPMQMRDGSGQARTMGTPQGGPLSPILANLFLHYALDHWLSRFHADIPFCRYADDGILHCRTEAEALQMRTHLEERLAAVGLEMHPDKTRVVYCKDSRRTGTHDHIQFDFLGYTFRPRRILTRHGKVRTGFTPAVSRQSMTAMRQSLRRRRLSLRSDLSLGSLAEYLAPRIRGWMAYYCRFRGSEFQPVAAHIDRVIVRWAMRKYKRLRGHKHRAFAWLARVKRRFPALFPHWCGRGAFVVGTMGAR; encoded by the coding sequence ATGAGACCGTTTGATATTTCCAAGATGCTGGTGTGGGAGGCATACCAGCGCGTAAAGGCCAATCGAGGAGCGGCCGGTGTGGATGGGGAAACGATCGCGGAGTTTGATCGTGACCTCAGCAGGAATCTCTACCGGATCTGGAATCGGATGTCATCGGGCAGTTATTTTCCGCCGTCGGTGAAAGCGGTACCGATTCCCAAGAAATCTGGAGGTGAGCGGATGTTGGGCGTCCCGACGGTCGGCGATCGCATCGCCCAGACTGTGGTGGCGCTCGTGTTGGAGCCGATCCTGGAGCCCGTTTTTCATGCGGACTCCTACGGCTACCGGCCCGGTAGATCAGCGCACGATGCGCTTGCCATCACCCGCAAACGGTGCTGGGAGCGCGACTGGGTGCTGGAATATGACATTCGCGGCCTGTTTGACAACATCGACCACGGCCTTCTCCTGAAAGCACTCAGGTATCATTGCTCGGAAAAATGGGTTTTGCTGTACGTGGAGCGTTGGTTGGCGGCGCCGATGCAGATGCGGGACGGGTCGGGGCAGGCGCGGACGATGGGTACGCCGCAAGGCGGGCCGCTATCGCCGATTCTTGCCAACCTGTTTCTGCATTACGCATTGGACCACTGGCTATCACGCTTCCACGCCGATATCCCGTTTTGCCGCTACGCGGATGATGGCATCTTGCACTGCCGAACGGAGGCCGAAGCGCTGCAAATGCGGACGCATTTGGAGGAGCGGCTGGCCGCGGTCGGACTGGAGATGCACCCGGACAAGACCCGGGTGGTGTATTGCAAGGACAGCAGGCGAACCGGAACCCACGACCATATACAGTTCGACTTCCTGGGCTACACGTTTAGGCCCCGGCGCATCCTAACTCGTCATGGCAAGGTCCGCACTGGGTTTACGCCTGCGGTCAGTCGCCAGTCGATGACCGCGATGCGCCAGTCTTTGCGGCGGCGTCGACTTTCGCTGCGAAGTGACCTGTCTCTTGGGTCTCTCGCGGAGTATCTGGCTCCTCGCATTCGTGGCTGGATGGCGTACTACTGTCGGTTTCGTGGATCCGAATTTCAGCCGGTCGCGGCTCATATCGACCGGGTGATTGTTCGTTGGGCCATGAGGAAATACAAACGCTTGCGCGGGCATAAGCACCGGGCGTTTGCCTGGCTTGCGCGCGTCAAGCGCCGATTCCCCGCGTTGTTTCCGCATTGGTGCGGGCGCGGGGCGTTCGTGGTCGGAACAATGGGAGCCCGGTGA